The Vescimonas coprocola genome includes a window with the following:
- a CDS encoding sulfite exporter TauE/SafE family protein — MHILITVLVCFFAGMGAGLGTGFAGMSAAAVISPMLITFLGMDPYLAVGIALSSDVLASAVSAYTYGKNKNLDIRNGLIMMASVLAFTVVGSYIASIVPSATMGSFSVVMTFLLGVKFIVRPVMTTKEAMQSVSAKKRAVQSVVCGVIVGFICGFVGAGGGMMMLLILTSVLGYELKTAVGTSVFIMAFTALTGAVSHFVIGGAPDWTVFALCVVFTLLWARIAAVFANKAAPKTLNRATGVVLVVLGAVVLLFKLVG, encoded by the coding sequence ATGCACATTCTTATTACTGTTCTCGTCTGCTTTTTCGCCGGGATGGGGGCCGGCCTTGGCACCGGCTTCGCCGGGATGAGCGCCGCCGCCGTCATCAGTCCCATGCTCATCACCTTTCTGGGCATGGACCCGTATCTGGCGGTGGGCATCGCCCTGTCCTCGGACGTGCTGGCCAGTGCCGTATCTGCCTATACCTACGGGAAGAACAAGAATCTGGACATTCGCAATGGGCTTATTATGATGGCCAGCGTGCTGGCCTTTACCGTGGTGGGCAGCTACATCGCCAGTATCGTCCCCTCGGCCACCATGGGGAGCTTTTCCGTGGTAATGACCTTCCTGCTGGGTGTGAAGTTCATCGTCCGGCCGGTGATGACCACCAAGGAGGCCATGCAGAGCGTCAGCGCCAAGAAGCGGGCGGTGCAGTCGGTGGTGTGCGGCGTGATCGTCGGCTTCATCTGCGGCTTCGTCGGGGCCGGCGGGGGCATGATGATGCTGCTGATCCTCACCTCCGTGCTGGGGTATGAGCTGAAGACCGCCGTTGGCACCAGCGTGTTTATTATGGCCTTCACCGCTCTCACCGGTGCCGTGTCCCACTTCGTCATCGGCGGAGCGCCGGACTGGACGGTATTTGCGCTGTGCGTGGTGTTTACCCTGCTGTGGGCCCGCATCGCCGCCGTGTTCGCCAACAAGGCTGCGCCCAAGACCCTGAACCGGGCCACCGGCGTGGTGCTGGTGGTGCTGGGAGCCGTGGTGCTGCTGTTCAAGCTGGTGGGGTAA
- a CDS encoding TIGR03905 family TSCPD domain-containing protein: protein MTYTYIPKGVCSRKMTVELNDDHTIQAVRVEGGCNGNLQGISRLVVGMDAQEAIRRMRGIQCGFKPTSCPDQLATALEQALQQG from the coding sequence ATGACCTATACGTATATCCCCAAGGGCGTCTGTTCCCGGAAGATGACGGTGGAGCTGAACGACGACCACACCATTCAGGCCGTCCGGGTAGAGGGCGGCTGCAACGGCAACCTGCAGGGCATCAGCCGTCTGGTGGTGGGCATGGACGCTCAGGAGGCCATCCGCCGGATGAGGGGCATCCAGTGCGGCTTCAAGCCCACCTCCTGTCCCGATCAGTTGGCCACAGCGCTGGAGCAGGCATTGCAGCAGGGTTAA
- a CDS encoding LURP-one-related/scramblase family protein, with amino-acid sequence MKLYFKQRLFSWFDSYDIYDYDTGDVVYTVEGQLAWGHCLHILDADGRHIATVKQRVLTFLPKFDLYLGDACIGTICKEFTIVRPLFTLDFNGWQVEGDFMGWEYAITDGQRQVAAISKELLHWTDTYVIDVADGRDGLCALMVVLAIDAEKCSRNS; translated from the coding sequence ATGAAGCTCTATTTTAAGCAGCGCTTGTTCTCGTGGTTTGACAGCTACGATATCTATGACTACGACACCGGCGATGTGGTGTATACGGTGGAGGGGCAGCTGGCCTGGGGTCACTGTCTGCACATTCTGGACGCAGACGGGCGGCACATCGCCACGGTGAAGCAGCGGGTACTGACGTTCCTGCCGAAGTTCGACCTGTATCTGGGAGACGCCTGCATCGGCACCATCTGCAAGGAGTTCACCATCGTGCGCCCACTGTTTACGCTGGACTTCAACGGCTGGCAGGTGGAGGGGGACTTCATGGGCTGGGAGTATGCGATCACAGACGGGCAGCGGCAGGTGGCCGCCATCTCCAAGGAGCTGCTCCACTGGACGGATACCTATGTCATCGACGTGGCCGACGGGCGGGATGGGCTGTGCGCCCTGATGGTGGTGTTGGCCATCGACGCCGAAAAATGTTCCCGCAACAGCTGA
- a CDS encoding ClpP family protease has translation MNTEPTKPAQEEEEDSRVRQIVDLGSSVVTNDHGTVHCLTIIGQIEGHGQAPSGTKTTKYEHVLPLLASIEESQEVDGLLVLLHTMGGDVEAGLAIAEMIAGMTKPTVTLVLGGGHSIGIPLAVAGKVTLMAPSASMTIHPIRMSGLMIAAPQTYHYFERLQDRITRFVAAHSHITEERFRQLMLSSGDMANDVGSIVYGEEAVAEGLMDRVGTLSDALNALYRQMEQ, from the coding sequence ATGAACACAGAACCCACCAAGCCCGCACAGGAGGAAGAGGAGGACAGCCGGGTCCGCCAGATCGTGGACCTTGGCTCCTCCGTGGTGACCAACGACCACGGCACCGTCCACTGCCTCACCATCATCGGCCAGATCGAGGGACACGGGCAGGCCCCCTCCGGAACAAAGACCACCAAATATGAACACGTCCTGCCTCTGCTGGCCTCCATCGAGGAGTCTCAGGAGGTGGACGGCCTGTTGGTGCTGCTGCACACCATGGGCGGCGACGTGGAGGCGGGGCTGGCCATCGCAGAGATGATCGCCGGCATGACCAAGCCCACGGTGACGCTGGTATTGGGCGGCGGCCACTCCATCGGCATCCCGCTGGCGGTGGCCGGCAAGGTGACGCTGATGGCCCCCTCGGCCTCCATGACCATCCACCCCATCCGGATGTCCGGTTTGATGATCGCCGCTCCTCAGACCTACCACTATTTCGAGCGCCTGCAGGACCGTATCACCCGCTTTGTGGCGGCTCACTCCCATATCACCGAGGAGCGCTTCCGCCAGCTGATGCTCTCCAGCGGCGATATGGCCAACGACGTGGGCAGCATCGTCTACGGGGAGGAGGCCGTGGCCGAGGGCCTTATGGACCGGGTGGGGACTCTCTCCGATGCGCTGAACGCCCTGTACCGGCAGATGGAGCAGTGA
- a CDS encoding metal-dependent transcriptional regulator → MKIQKSSQDYLEAMLMMQQEHGYIRSIDVAEHLGVTKPSVSYATKRLRENGYITMDREGFITLTDSGMAIAASMLDRHHTLTRFLITLGVDPKVAEEDACKIEHDISDETFAAICAHAVRHGEKK, encoded by the coding sequence ATGAAGATACAGAAATCCTCTCAGGACTATCTGGAGGCCATGCTGATGATGCAGCAGGAGCACGGCTATATCCGTTCCATCGATGTGGCGGAGCATTTGGGTGTCACCAAGCCCAGTGTCAGCTACGCCACCAAGCGGCTGCGGGAAAACGGCTATATCACCATGGACCGGGAGGGGTTCATCACCCTGACGGACTCCGGCATGGCCATTGCCGCCAGTATGCTGGACCGGCACCACACTCTGACCCGCTTCCTCATCACTCTGGGGGTGGACCCCAAGGTGGCGGAGGAGGACGCCTGCAAGATCGAGCACGACATCAGCGACGAGACCTTTGCCGCCATCTGCGCCCACGCCGTGCGGCACGGCGAGAAGAAATAA
- a CDS encoding FeoA family protein has translation MMPLALANPGEENLIRKVGGSPEVKKHLEDLGFVAGGTATVVATLGGNIIVKIKESRIAISEEMARKIMI, from the coding sequence ATGATGCCTTTGGCACTGGCCAACCCCGGCGAGGAGAATCTCATTCGGAAGGTGGGCGGAAGCCCGGAAGTAAAGAAGCATCTGGAGGATCTGGGCTTTGTAGCCGGCGGTACGGCTACGGTAGTGGCTACGCTGGGCGGCAATATCATCGTGAAGATCAAGGAATCCCGTATCGCCATCAGTGAAGAGATGGCACGGAAGATCATGATTTGA